A single window of Archangium gephyra DNA harbors:
- a CDS encoding GFA family protein has product MNDWKLPWEGGCRCGRVRLKISAPPLLTMACHCTGCQRMSASAFSLSAAIPTQGFEVTQGEPVIGGLHGEHRHYFCPYCMSWMFTRPHGVDTFVNMRATMLDDPSWFSPFMETWTSEKLPWATTPAVHSFAKLPEFHEYKGLTDAYAAQAKRPGSSHRK; this is encoded by the coding sequence ATGAACGACTGGAAGCTGCCGTGGGAAGGTGGATGCCGTTGTGGACGGGTGAGGCTGAAGATCAGCGCACCGCCCCTGCTCACCATGGCCTGTCACTGCACGGGCTGCCAGCGGATGAGCGCCAGCGCCTTCTCCCTGAGTGCCGCCATCCCCACCCAGGGATTCGAGGTGACGCAAGGCGAGCCCGTCATCGGTGGCCTCCACGGCGAGCACCGTCATTACTTCTGCCCGTACTGCATGAGCTGGATGTTCACGCGGCCCCACGGCGTCGACACGTTCGTCAACATGCGCGCGACGATGCTCGATGACCCGAGCTGGTTCAGCCCGTTCATGGAGACGTGGACGAGCGAGAAGCTCCCCTGGGCCACCACGCCCGCGGTCCACAGCTTCGCGAAGCTGCCCGAGTTCCACGAGTACAAGGGGCTGACGGACGCGTACGCGGCGCAGGCGAAGCGGCCGGGCTCGAGCCATCGAAAATAG